Part of the Pseudobacteriovorax antillogorgiicola genome, TCATTCAAAGGCTGATTAAACTCCTCTGCTCCGGTGAACATCAGGCTCATATCTGTTACGTTTGAGGTGTTCCAAGTGCCAAGAGCTTGGTTAAAGCTCGTCGCGTAGAAAAACATGCTGTCCATATCAACGACATGAGATACGTCCCAATTTTCTAGGGGCTGATTGAACGTCGATGCCCCTTGAAATGCACTGTTCATATCAACGACTTTCGAAACATCCCATTGAGAGACATTGATCCGATCAAAGTCTTGGTCCAATGGTTCGATTATGTCTTTGTAAAGGGACGAAAGATCGGAAAATTGAATTGAGATCTTCCTAAGAGGCCGTGGCGTATCGAGTACTTTCTTGAGTTCCTCTCGGCTGTATACCAAAGTATAAGTGGTTTCTTCGATAACAGCTTGATCGTTTTCTGAGCCCGTTTTCCCACCATTATTGGCTGCATCCTGGGCTGGTGCCTGACTATCTGGCTCCTGAACAGGAATATACTTTGGAGTTCGAACAGGTGGCTCAGATTTTCGCGCATTATCGCCCTTGCTGCCTCCGCAAGAAGACATTAGTCCCATAATTACAACAATTTGTATGGATCGCATGAATCCTCCCCATAGGCGAAGGTGTTAAAGTAAGCCAGGATCTGGAAAGCACCACTTTTACCATGCCTTTTTGATGGCGTCAATATAACACTTAACCGTATATACTCCCTATCCGCCATCCAACTTAGCCATCGGGCTTCCCTCTCGGTAAGAATTCAGCCCATACACAAAAATAGCGTATTTTTTCCCTAATATTATCTACTAGTTATTATATGTAGCCACTTGTAGCCACAGTTTCAAAAAAA contains:
- a CDS encoding BspA family leucine-rich repeat surface protein; the encoded protein is MRSIQIVVIMGLMSSCGGSKGDNARKSEPPVRTPKYIPVQEPDSQAPAQDAANNGGKTGSENDQAVIEETTYTLVYSREELKKVLDTPRPLRKISIQFSDLSSLYKDIIEPLDQDFDRINVSQWDVSKVVDMNSAFQGASTFNQPLENWDVSHVVDMDSMFFYATSFNQALGTWNTSNVTDMSLMFTGAEEFNQPLNDWDVAAVIDMNGIFQNASAFSQSLERWEVSIGATSPNMFENSGMNKLPSWFLDQ